One genomic window of Candidatus Pseudobacter hemicellulosilyticus includes the following:
- a CDS encoding carboxypeptidase regulatory-like domain-containing protein yields MTKNNFYLFSLCLALTAALVVSCNKDDDNPGAGQPNPAVIQGSVYDEYNKVLTGAQLILEGNGLKKTVIASNGIYKFDSLQGGTYNISVRRSGYIELTEAITAASGDSLTKNFALKPGAAYFSLASDSTLVVPAYANSFKIRAFSNSSWVVNSENDWLTPEKSGTSGDDSITIRVAESLLDNMRGGKLTMRSIILP; encoded by the coding sequence ATGACCAAGAACAATTTCTACCTGTTTTCCCTTTGCCTGGCTTTAACAGCTGCACTGGTTGTTTCCTGTAATAAAGACGACGACAACCCTGGCGCCGGACAACCCAATCCTGCAGTTATCCAGGGCAGCGTATATGATGAGTACAATAAGGTATTGACCGGTGCACAGTTGATCCTCGAAGGAAATGGCTTAAAAAAGACGGTAATAGCCAGCAACGGCATATATAAATTCGATTCGTTACAGGGTGGAACGTATAATATCTCTGTCAGGAGAAGTGGGTATATTGAATTAACAGAGGCCATTACAGCTGCTTCCGGCGATTCACTAACCAAAAACTTTGCTTTAAAACCCGGGGCCGCTTATTTCAGCCTGGCATCAGACAGTACACTTGTTGTTCCAGCATATGCTAACAGTTTTAAAATTAGGGCATTCAGTAATTCAAGCTGGGTGGTGAATAGTGAGAACGACTGGCTGACACCGGAAAAATCTGGCACCAGCGGCGATGATTCAATTACCATACGGGTTGCAGAATCCTTACTGGATAACATGCGCGGGGGAAAACTGACCATGCGGAGTATAATACTCCCCTGA
- a CDS encoding IS3 family transposase, with translation MSVRRQCELLTVNRSTLYYKPIGEKPENIKMMEIMDKHLTMHPTEGVVSLVYYFRNKGYQVGPKRIRRLLKIMGRQTIYRRKNLTKQGLKQFIKPYLLKGMKITRANQVWSTDITYIPMRTGFMYLTAIMDIYSRRIVGWGISNSLAATWCKEVLQDAILQHGKPEIINSDQGCQYTSAVWTQYLEGEQILASMDGKGRALDNVWIERFWKSLKYDYVYLNPAEDGFELLEGVQNHIGYYHDKIHHTTCETPNERYQRSLQQAA, from the coding sequence ATATCTGTTCGCCGGCAGTGTGAATTGCTTACAGTAAACCGCAGTACACTGTATTATAAACCTATTGGAGAGAAGCCGGAGAACATTAAGATGATGGAGATCATGGATAAGCACCTGACTATGCATCCAACGGAAGGTGTAGTATCGCTGGTTTACTATTTTCGCAACAAAGGCTACCAGGTTGGCCCCAAGCGGATCAGGCGCTTGTTGAAAATAATGGGACGCCAGACTATTTACCGCCGAAAGAATCTGACGAAGCAAGGATTGAAGCAGTTTATAAAACCGTATTTGCTCAAAGGGATGAAGATTACCCGTGCCAATCAAGTTTGGTCGACCGACATCACTTATATCCCAATGCGTACAGGATTTATGTATCTGACGGCGATCATGGATATATACAGCCGCCGGATTGTTGGATGGGGCATCAGTAACTCTTTAGCAGCCACCTGGTGTAAAGAAGTACTGCAAGACGCAATACTCCAACATGGCAAGCCAGAGATCATCAATTCTGATCAGGGTTGTCAATATACCAGTGCCGTATGGACACAGTATCTCGAGGGGGAACAAATACTTGCATCTATGGATGGGAAAGGGAGAGCCCTCGATAATGTGTGGATTGAACGTTTCTGGAAATCCTTGAAATACGATTATGTCTACTTAAATCCCGCCGAAGATGGTTTTGAACTGTTAGAAGGAGTTCAAAACCATATCGGCTACTATCATGACAAAATTCATCATACCACCTGTGAAACACCCAATGAACGATATCAAAGATCTTTGCAGCAAGCTGCTTGA
- a CDS encoding transposase, translating to MKKQTRRKFSPSFKAKVALEAIKGQVTLAELATKYEVNQVIIARWKAEFLANMSAAFEKPDKTEEPSVDTQELYAQIGQLKVENEFLKKSFKKLGG from the coding sequence ATGAAAAAGCAAACACGAAGAAAATTCAGTCCTTCCTTCAAAGCCAAAGTGGCTCTGGAAGCAATTAAGGGGCAGGTTACGCTCGCAGAGCTGGCCACAAAATACGAGGTGAACCAGGTTATTATCGCACGCTGGAAGGCCGAATTCTTGGCTAATATGAGTGCGGCCTTTGAAAAGCCTGATAAGACAGAGGAGCCCTCCGTAGATACCCAGGAGTTATATGCCCAAATCGGGCAGCTCAAGGTAGAGAATGAGTTCTTAAAAAAAAGCTTCAAGAAACTTGGGGGGTAG
- a CDS encoding VOC family protein: protein MSLFTSLHHIAIICSDYEQSKKFYTEVLGFRVDAEVYRAERQSYKLDLSLNGQYLVELFSFPDPPARPSRPEATGLRHIAFGVDNIETGVQWLQTHEVLVEPIRIDEFTGKRFTFFADPDGLPIELYEL from the coding sequence ATGTCCCTTTTCACCAGTTTACATCATATAGCCATTATTTGCAGTGATTACGAGCAGTCTAAAAAGTTCTATACGGAGGTCCTTGGGTTCCGGGTAGATGCTGAAGTATATCGTGCGGAAAGACAATCCTATAAACTTGACCTTTCCCTGAATGGTCAGTACCTGGTAGAGCTTTTTTCTTTTCCCGACCCACCTGCAAGACCCTCCAGGCCGGAAGCTACCGGCCTCCGCCATATTGCTTTTGGGGTAGACAATATTGAAACCGGCGTTCAATGGCTGCAAACGCATGAGGTGCTGGTAGAACCTATCCGGATTGATGAATTCACCGGGAAACGGTTCACCTTTTTTGCTGACCCGGATGGATTGCCGATTGAGTTGTATGAGTTATGA